The Notolabrus celidotus isolate fNotCel1 chromosome 6, fNotCel1.pri, whole genome shotgun sequence nucleotide sequence CCGTGCTGGGCTGGATGCAACTCGTCTACTGGATCTGGCAGAAATACggtcagacacagacacagagcttCATGACACACGCATTTTAATAAATGACACCATACTATCAGCATGGCCTAAATGCTCTGTTTTATCCAGTCCTTCATTTAATTGACTGATCAACATTAATGTATTCATACAGTGCCAAGTCATTACAAGTTTTCTCATGTTGCTGAACATATGGAGCAGGTGTAGTGTTGTCTGTGTTATACTAAAAATAGAGAACCAACATTTATCAAACGTGAGCAAGTAGTTGGTAAAAATGTTTAGGAAAAAACTTTAACAGGTAGACACGTGGAGCAGAACGTAGAATAGAGGGAGAGACATAAAAGAGAGGCAGATGGAGACAGTCTTACTTACGTACTAACcactgactgtataaaatatggacgtagtatccgtgacgtcacccatctgttcctgagcactgttttgaagctgatcaacgaaggcagccatattggaaatgcggaactcaaccagtcgaagtgtgacagaaagaggcggagtttgagcctcctaaccaacagctatgtgttcccgtccgggagtcaagtcagtcatgtccttatttgggcaaaaactcgtaatctaaatatcttctgaaccatcgcgttagaataaagattcaccccccgtacagtgtgtgccgatagagagattagctacgtagagccaagcttcatagtttgagaccggaggttgctgcttggtatttACACATAGCAACAGAAACGACAACAGATTATACAGTCTTACTGTTAAAATTATTTGGAAAAAATGGTGTAATATTAGAAATTAAAACTATAAAGAAATTTACAGAATCTACAAAAATGATAAGTAGTGTGAATAGAGCATGCACATTACATCAATGTAAGCAAAGTCACTGCTGTCACATCAACAAAGTGGCAGAAAGCACCTAGCACCAAGCAGTGAAAGCACTGAGCAGCAGCTTTCAACCTGAATgctgtgaaaacacaaaaagacttCCAAACAAAGAACTTAGGGGAGTCCTGCAAGGGaagatgaaggaaaaaaaatggaatgTTTTGATTCTAGATAGCTAGATGAGCATGCTAACTTACTTAGCAAAGCTAACCTGATTAGGAACAGGTTATGTTGAGAGTTGTAGCCTCAAATAAGCTCAACAGCGCCATCCTTTTAGTAGTTATGACATGACAATATTCTCAGTGGGCAGCTTAGACCCTCAGCTAAAATGACAGATGTATCGAAACATTTGAAACTGTGATGTTACATTAATACAGCCATAGAACAAAGCAGTGTTGTTCCAcatactcaatcaatcaatcaatcaatcaatcaatcaatcaatcaatcaatcaatcaatcaatcaatctttatttgtatagtaccaaatcacaacaaacgttatctcaagacgcttttacaaacataggaggtctagaccactctatgtcaaattatgaacagagacacgATTTCAAGAcaaggtaagactcagtcttaccccaccttaatccatcatgagcactgcacattgcagtatttagctagttaaagtggcgaggaaaaacttccttttaacaggtagaaacctcaggcagaaccagactcatgttagacagccaacATGCCTCGgctgagttgggtcttgaaagagcaatagaggagaataagagagagaggtgatagtgatgagacgagtagtagaagctgttgcatcACATCATGAAGCCTCTGCCTCTATGGTTAGGGATGAATATAAACCCCTCCTCTCACTGTGCCTGTTTTGCCtctttaataataattttaatgaTAGAAATATGTCTATTACAAGCTATAACCACCATAATGGAATAGCATACTACTGATAATCATAGGTAAAGCCCATCAATAGGGATagcaaccaaaacaaatatgaTAGAATGTCAATTATGAaagtaaaagcagaaaaaaataaaacatgtaaaaatatgtttatatgaGCAAACACAATGgtaaaaattataatataaCCCCAACTATAACTATAAGAAATCTGTCAAATATTAGTAATAACAattaagaaaaacatccaagtaTGAGTGATGTTATTAAAAGTTGTAGCAGGTGGAGTCAAGCATGTCTTTAGCAGCAGGCATACCATGCAACAGGCTTTTTTCTGCTGTCCACTGTTACTGATATCTACAGTGTAGCACATGGCACTGAGTTTATAATTGCAGGGTACATTTTCCCATGTGAATCTCATCTATCATTGAtaaatcttttttctttctttctcaggtGTTTGATAATTGCACTTGTGTAGCGCTGGCTCATACCCAACCGAGCAACCTGACAGCCACTCTGGGCCAGTGTCCACGCAGAGACAGCTGTGACAAAATCTTTCCATACTTCCTGGCTCTGTCCGTGGTCAGCTCCTTCATCATCTCTCTGGGGGGAACACCTGGCTTTGTGCTGCTTGTCAGGTGTGTCGAAAAACCTCCTGTGTGGACCCTTTGAAAAATATTGGAGTCAGTTGACTCATTTCATGTGCAGCCTTTTGTTGAAGCAATATATCATCTGGTCATTCTTGGACAAATAGTAAATCCTGCTGTTCTGTAATTTGTTTAGTACTCACACTAGACAGTGTCATCAGATTAGTTGTTTCACAAAATAACTGTAACAGAAATGTGAAGTTTCCTCTAAAGAATTGTTCAGCtctcatacattcaagcatctGATCAGTGTAGTGTTAATGTATGGCTTAAATGTTGAGTCTCCTTGAActtctctgtcttgttttttataGATGTATTAAGCCAGAGTTGAAATCTCTCGCTCTTGGAATCCACACGCTGGCCACTCGCACCCTCGGTGAGAACTGTCCTCAGTAGTTTCTACTTATGACCTTGCTAGAGTAAATGTCAAGACCTTAAAGCTCACATTCAGAAGACTGTATGCTGTGAGACAAAATACTGGAAAAGAAGTACAAATGGCAACAAATCATTACTTGAAGCTTATTGTTACTTATTTCTAAAAATGGAAGGGATTGAAACTTAACAGTTTTCCTATTTTTGACTGAGTAGCAAAATAACAAGTATGACTCATGATCATGTTCCTATTTTTCAGTGTTCAAATCTTTGATATCTCATCTTGTTGCATCTCttcttttggtgtttttgtttacattaaCAACTTGTATGGATTGCACAACAGCTGGAATCCCCGCCCCCATATACTTTGGAGCCATAATTGACACAACATGCCTCAAGTGGGGATACAAGATGTGTGCAGGAAGAGGTGCTTGCAGAATATATAACACCTCATCATACAGGTAATTTGATCCATTGGGGCTTAATTATAAAACTGCGTTATTCAGAAGGTACTAGACCTTAGAGTTGACTCTGAAACTTAAATGCTGTGTTTATAAACATCCAATGTTATTGGTTTTCTTTGCTGCCAAATTATCAGTACATATAgctgttgttttattgttgacCCTTTACTAATGGTAACAAGTTCAATAATACAAGTTTGGCACAAGGCTGCAACAAGCATCAGAGCCATGTCCTCTTTATCTTGATTCAGAGATGTATTCGTTTAgagtaacaaaagaaaaaaagtggtgTTAATCTCACTTTATAAGTAAAAggcacacaaaaaaatgtttttttatttcttctataacctatactgtatgttttgtaAGAATTTCAGTGAAATCCATTGAAGAAAACCACTActtatttcctcttttttagGATCGTGTACCTGGGCCTGACGTTGGGCTTGAGAACAGTGTCCTTCTTCCTCTGTATCCCCGGCTTTGCTCTACTAAAAAGGCATattaagagagaggagagaaatgcTCTGACTAATGGGAGTGCAGAGTTAGAGACACTACAGAAAGAGGACAACAGCTACACAAACTGTGAGCAGTTCATACCTGCCTCAGATCGCAATCCCGACAGGGAGACACGCTTATAAGCCTTAGCACAACCTTGTCTCGTTTGACCGGGCTCCATAGAGCACATAGCATGTACAGAGAATCACTGTGGACACTTTCGTAGCACATCAAGTAAATATTTGTACAGGATTTGTGTAGACATacaattttttatttctgcaatgTATACATTTATGTTTCCGTGTTTTTCATGAATTACAACCTTTtgtagaaatgcaaaaaaaaatgtaactgtgcTGTATTTTATAATGTTGTCATCATTTTTATGAATAAATTTGATCAAATGAATTTACAGGTTTTGATGTATGTTGAAGTGCCAGAAGAAGATGGTAAAACACCATAATGTCAGTCGGATGTTAACGCCTTGGCTAATGTATACATTAACACATCTGTATGCAGTTTCCATGCTCACCTATAGAGGAGGAGTTGTTAATATTGTTACACAGAGGTAGGTAAGAGTTTCCTCAAAGGAAACATGGGCAAAAGCTGATGAAAATGAAGGCATGGAAAAGCAGCACAGGGAGGAAACCACTTTCTGTCCATGTTACAGTAAGGTTTAAATCAGTAAGATTACTGTCCATCAAAAATGTATGAATTTGCTACTCTGTCTTTTTACAGTTATGATAAACATTAATGACACAACACGGTTCAAATATTCAGAAACTGCTCCCAGTACCAAGAATGGTCCATTTAACGAACAACAGCATTTTTTTATCTGATCTGCACTATATATGTTGGCTTCAGTGgcatgtccagaggggtggccaaggatGGCACTGGCACcctttgaaatccaattggccaccccaggggccacctcaacatcctaaactatgattggctatttgccttgtcagaggtggggtttctgttaaaatctataattgggatgagttaaaaggctgatagtagatttctttattagtgccctcaatgtgactttgaaaaaacatcttttgaaagaccttaaagaattaagcttagaagatttatgccaccttgtcctgtttttttttttttttaagtcaaagggaatataacatctgtttaatactttaatgaaagtagtttgtgaagacagaaagggtaaatgttatttatttgtaaatgcactggccacccctgcctatgcgAGAGCCTCAATTGGGCCAAAAAGTTCTGCAAACGCCCCTGGTTGGCTTTTATAAGGATATTTGTAACAAAACCATCTGCAACTATCAAAATGTTACAGTCTGCCTCATTATGAGTCTCACTGTATTTTCTTTGCAATATGTGgtgttaatttaattcaatttttttcaatgaatcaACAGTAGATtgcagcatgacaatgaaaaaacactaaggagttttgttgtttattatgTTCATGCCACAAAAACTGTTAAAAGGTCACATAATGTCAACTAAGGGTCAATTCAAAAACTGTTTGTATAAGGGCAAGTATTCAGGATGTACTCAGGGTTCTTCACAAAGTCCAGAGATCAGTAACATATGCAAGAATTTCAATATCTGTCTATAAAAAGTGGGTAGCTTCTGCAGTTACTCAAGATACAGCATTTATGTGACAGTCATGGTTTCAAAGAGGACACTTCATGCACTGTCATGCATGCAAATCCAAGAGTAAACATGTGCTCAGTCTCTGTACAAATGTTAGCATAAGCTTTGCCACTAAGACATAATTTAAATGAATCTGCATACTTTGATAAATTGAAAGAGATGTCCTGGCTCTTTTTTCTGCTCATGATGAAGACTGCAGTGAAAACTTGAGAACATTGTCATGCTGCTGGCCATCCCATTTGAAAAtcagtaaaaagtaaaacatgagTTTTAAAAGATTATCAAAGAACATGGCCTCTAGCCTGGCCTGGCCTGCTGCACACAGTTCTAGTATAATGAGAAGAAAAGGTATCCATGAAAAGAATTGAACCAATGAGTGTTTCCAGAGTCACTGATCCTTTTTGTCTGTTGCACTCTGTGGATTCTGGGGATCAAAATAATGATTACAATCAGAATCACTCCTGTTTTAGTGTAAACatataataaatattttcatgattgttgttttttacctgAAGCTGATGGTGTTCCCTCAACAGTCTGTCATACTCCTGTGCCAGACCTTTGGCCTGCCTCTTCATAGCCTCCACTTCAGCGTTGGACTTACGCATGGCTACACAGACAAACAGTGTTTCATCTATACATTGATCAACACTGTAGCATGTGACCAGGTGAGTCCATGCTCTGCTATGTTTAACACTTGTACATTGCTTTCTCATTGTTGTACATGTTGATTAACATTTTGTAATAAGCATGGTTACATGATTTTAAAAGACACACAGTGATGATTACTCACCTTCTTCAGAAACCTTCACTTGATCTGCCAGCCTTTCAGCCTCCAGCTTTAGTTGTTGGTTTTTTGCTGACATGGATCCTTCCTCATCCAGGAGAGCCTGAGGACAAATAGGTCTATTTAattacaaacagcagacagagtACTGAAACAACACTCTGAAAAATATTCTAATATCTGTGTACTACAGAAGATAAGCCCcaaagattttaaaaacacaaagttgtATTATACTAAAGGCAAATGTTATTGTACATTAGATAGTACCATAATATTCACAAGGTGGCCATTTTTCTCAGACATCTCACAGTGGGCAGGAAgttcaaatgttgttttgatgtaGTAATGATGTATCTTTAGGGAGAAACGTTTAAGAACCTAGGAAATCTAGCAATTACTACCACTTGTATAGCCATTCAAAAAAGTGATGGCTAGTGTAAATTAGGGAGTGACATCCTGTCATATTTGGAGAAAAAGAACGTGGTCTCTTTTGAGATGAAATCGCTGTTAGCTAGTAAATGGCGGGATGCTAAAATAACCTTTTGATAACTTATAATTGTGTAATAttatagcaaaaaaaaatgaccGAGTAAATGACTAGCAAAGGATACAGTTAGCAAAAACCTGTTGACTGTTTACATAAGCTGTTAACTGATAAAAGCCAGTAGGTTGACTAAcatgatttaaaatattaagtctGTCCTTTTAGATTATGAAGCACGTTCATAGATTAATTGTTAGCTCCTTTATAGCTAACAATAATATAGGCTAggacagtggttcccaaacctttccgcccgtgacccccaaaatataggtgccaaagactcgcgacccccactgtccctcaaagtgatttaatggcttcatttagctggtctgcaaaaATTGATCCTACCtaaatgagcatgtgtctgtgtttcctgtgccattatgaattaacctgctgctactgatgcttttgataattaactgttcactcaTCCTAAACTCAgtagtcatctggcaaaaagaaaggcagaaaactcattccattttctattttcaagatttaatttcaagtttagctactatttctgtcaatattttttactataatgggtcaaatgtactatttttagatcattaaaaaaaaaattctagaagacatctcacgacccccagggggtccagacccacactttgggaacccctgggctAGGACATGCCTAGATGCTAATACCAGCCCTTGTCTGACATTAGCTGATCATTTGTCAAATATCTTATTTTTGATTAACATGCAGTCCCATAAGGTTGACACTCACTTATCTTTTCTGTAGTTTCATCTGGAAGCGTTTACCTAATAATGACCCACAGACTTATTGCATTTTTACTAACTGAAGTACgtgtgatgtcagaggaaaCTGGCTGGGATGTGataatgttgattttggtgGAAAAAGAGTAAAGGAGCAATCTTAATCACTACAAGACAAAAGATACAGTTTTTATCTTGTCAACAAACTGAATAAGTCTGACTTTTCTGAGTGTCAGGTTGTCCTCCTGGTGCTGCCTGGCTGTTTTGACAGCACTGTCCATCTGTGCCTGAAGACCTGCAGTGTCCTCCAAGGTGACAGCAACCTGGTTGAGCAAGGTGACAACGCGACGCATGATACTGTGCTCACGGGACAAGAAGGTGAGAATCGGGAAAGGGAAAAGCAGGACATAAGAGACAGGATATCGTAAAGTGAATTGTACAGGGTATAGTCtaatgaaatgacatgaaataTTTTGGGGGAATTTTAAAACCACATTGTTCTGTTGTTGTGATTAAAGGGGGAAGAAATGACACTAACAgccagagaaagagggagaagcCAGATATGTAGAGGTTCCTCTGTGCTCTGAACAGCTTCATGTGGACATGGTCGTACACACTTGGGTTCACCTTGGCATCCTGCATGGGCTCAGGCCCAGAGTACTTCTGCACCTCACGCACTGCATCTAGGAGTCGACAGGGGGACAGAAACAGGATCGTACCGGACTGAAATATTCTGTCTGTCCACTCTGTAATATTTGGCATGTGTCCCTGACTCAGCAGATTGTCAGTGACTCAGCAGATTGCTTACcaagaaaaagaacaataagAACCATGATCATTGTGAAGAAGCATTTGTTCCAGTATGGAGATAACCAGTTCCATATCCTCAAGCTGAAAACAGAGCGCCATCTAGAAAGTAGGTCAAAAGGACACAGTGAGTTTCACTGGCATCATATAGAGgagatttttaaaagaaaggacATGAATGCACTCTGCTGGTTATTTGTGTGAACTGCCCTTTTCACTTTCTCTATtacaatcatgtttttttttttcatggttgATCCAGAAAATGTGCTGATGCTTAGTATGCAAATCATGAGGAGCTGAGTCATGTTCTATTTTCTTATTGTTCTGTTTTTCCTATCGTAAACAGTAGTTTCATACAGTTTCTTTATAGTTTTTCAATATACATACAACACATGGTAAATTTAGCTTATGTGTAAGccaaaaacaaatgtttcagcTCAAATACTGTAGATAtagattaaccctcctgttatgttcgtttcttagggacagcaataatgttcctgggtcaatttgacccagggcatatttaatgaacCAAAAGTGTAagaacccccccaaaaaatcccaataaacatttttaatctcattgttaactcaattactaaccatttaaatcaatatttagtgcaatggtgttttttaattctcacagatcatggttcaatgaggataactcactcgtatttttatgaaaattcatgttaaaactttttttttttatgtacattggaaagccctagaTATAactacaatagttttacatgacttagatttttgttaattttattttgcattttatttatttatttatttacttttatgaagtgatgttgataaattattctatatgttgattgcgttaattaagccaagcagaagaagtttcataccgaaaaaatacttttaacatttttcttaagattttttaacttcaaaatgggtcaaattgacctgcaacataacagtaGGGTTAAGAAAAAACAGATCTGGATACAGAGATAGATtaacacaagaaaataaaataaataaaaaacagtgctCATAGTGATTGCTAAATTATAAGTGCTACGGTTTGCATACGCTCCAAGACAGCAATATTTCTCGAACTAACTTGTGATAATGATGAGGGTTTGTGCTAAATTGCTGTACCTCTTTGCTGATATAAAGGGTATACACAAGATGAGGTTGGCTGCTATCTCTGCATAGAGGAAGAGCGCCACAGCCGTCCACTGGAGAGTCATTTTGACTGTGATCTCCTGAGGAAATTTAAAGGTTAGCTGAAAATATAGTATGACAAACAGTGTTTTTTCAAtcaaatgttttactttaaattatAGCTACCAAAGTGAATGGCAGAAAAAGTGCAGAAAATCCCCTCAATACTTTTATAGATTCTTTGCCAACATAAACACACTACCTATACACTGTGCTCTGCTTCTCTCTTGTAATGTTAAGTGACTTTttaagcatacacacacaatgttAGTGTAGGCCCACTACATACAACAGCTGATCCACAACAAGTATTTATAACCCATTTGCTACTTTCAGACTTTTAGCTCCACACCTATTCACAATGCTTATCATTCTTTCTCATTTAGTTAAAAGCAGGCTGTGGTCAATCCATTCAAAGCAATCCACAGAGTTGTTGGCTTACCGGTCAAAGTTGTGTGATCAGACGAATGGGAAAGTCCAGACATGCGCACTCATAGGCTCACAGACATTCACAACAGCTGCTGGCGAGCATCAGACGAGCTGCAGCCCTAAAAAAAACTCAAGTGACAAGTGTTAGTCAGTCCCCTATGATTTGCAATGACCAAGCAAACTGAGGTGTTTTCAGTCTAAATGAATACCAGATTTTCACTCTTTTCTCcttaatattttctttcaatgtgtgtgagaaagagaaaaggttTGTTTAGTTACAGCGTCTCATATTTCATGTCATGGGACAAAAATAGCCATGTGAGGGGAACACAAAATGTCTtctaataacaaaataatgtaGCTTTGATGTCTTTAATTCATCACAAGAGGTCTGCCTAAAAGGAGAAAATAGACTAAACTCTTACAATAAATTAATATGTTGACGGTTTCTTCCACAAACGAGAAGCCAGTCAaatgtccacaagggggcggtGTTCCCCAATTCTGTACTGATGCTTTGGCACAGAAGCAGGAAGTAGAAAGTCCTGTATGTTTTGCTATCATTGTGGAAATCCTATCCAGAGAGTCCGTATGTGTAAAGAAGCTCTAAAGACATCCATCAGTGTGGATAGAGGTCTCAGTTTACACACAAGCTGGTTATAAATAGTCTTAACTAAAATAGCTGATACAGGATCATCCCAAAAAGCTTTCATCCCAAAGGACTGAAAAGGATTGCtgttctgtgtctctgtgagctTTTTCAAGGTGGGCACAAACAACTTTGCTTGCTTATAAGCACAGAAATTGCATTGGTTTGAACCTAAGCACCAGAGGCTGAGGGGAATTCTGCAGTGTGTCCCACAGTGCACTCTTCCTCCTATTGAATAATGTAGTTTTGCAGCTCAATTTCAGCTCCAAGGACTGTTTTGTGTATTCTGCGCTCTCCACTGTATTCAGCTTGCAGGGTGTATTCACATGGGCTTCCTCTGTGAAGGAGACTGATAGCTGCTATCCTCTTTGACTGCAAGTCTCAGGAGTGCAGAGGAGCAAAATGTTTACAGCTGCACCCAGTGATAGCTTTTTTGGAGAGTGGGCAAATGACTGTAGCAGAACTGAATGGGCTTTGATTGCTCTCCTTTCCTCACCATCTCAGAGGTCACAGCTCAGGAGACTGAAGAGCCGTTATAGCGAAACGCCCGCAATAAACAGATGGTCAGACTTTGATGACTATATGGTTGGTGAAGAGCTCCATCTATGTTATTTATTGACTGTCCATACAAATGTCTGACAtgatagacagagagagaatgtgACACTTTCTTCAAAGGATTTAGTTTAATCACATCAAATGAACAGTTACAGCATGTTAACCAGAATTAACCTGCATTGTTGGTCCCAGTTCCTTAGGGTATTTCTGTTTTGGAGAATTTGGGTATACTGAGCATTATATGTGCAAGATGGGGTCTACACATAGCGCTCAGAGCAATACCTCCACATAAAAAGGATAACCTCCACAAACTTTATGTACGTCAGAGCTCCTCACCCCTGTCCCTGAGGGGTTGCGCCAAAAACCTTCAAGGAAAATTCATTTCAGCAGCAGAATCCATAACCTTATCATTTCAGTCCATTCCCAAGCTCATGATCAT carries:
- the LOC117814591 gene encoding B-cell receptor-associated protein 29-like isoform X2; the encoded protein is MTLQWTAVALFLYAEIAANLILCIPFISAKRWRSVFSLRIWNWLSPYWNKCFFTMIMVLIVLFLDAVREVQKYSGPEPMQDAKVAVTLEDTAGLQAQMDSAVKTARQHQEDNLTLRKALLDEEGSMSAKNQQLKLEAERLADQVKVSEEAMRKSNAEVEAMKRQAKGLAQEYDRLLREHHQLQNPQSATDKKDQ
- the LOC117814591 gene encoding B-cell receptor-associated protein 29-like isoform X1; its protein translation is MTLQWTAVALFLYAEIAANLILCIPFISAKRWRSVFSLRIWNWLSPYWNKCFFTMIMVLIVLFLDAVREVQKYSGPEPMQDAKVNPSVYDHVHMKLFRAQRNLYISGFSLFLWLIMRRVVTLLNQVAVTLEDTAGLQAQMDSAVKTARQHQEDNLTLRKALLDEEGSMSAKNQQLKLEAERLADQVKVSEEAMRKSNAEVEAMKRQAKGLAQEYDRLLREHHQLQNPQSATDKKDQ